ATACGGCTATTGATGCCGCGCGAACCGCCAAGCGCCTGGGTGCCGAGGAAACGATCCTGATTTATCGGCGTGATCGCGGGCATATGCCCGCCCATGATTTTGAAGTGGAAGAAGCCTTGGAGGAGGGGGTGCTGACACGATGGCTGCATACCATCAGACAAGTGGACAATACGACGTTGACGGTTGAAGAGATGACATTGGATGAGCAGGGGCGCCCTCAACCCACCGGGCGGATTGAGACCTTGGAAGCCGACACGGTTATTCTGGCGGTGGGCCAGGAAGTGGATACCGGGTTTTTAGAGAATGTGCCGGGATTGGATATTTCGTCCGATGGGGTGATTCAAGTCGATGCCTCAATGATGACCGGACGTGCGGGAGTGTTTGCCGGGGGAGATATGGTTCCTGCAGAGCGTACGGTGACGGTGGCCACGGGCCATGGGAAAAAAGCGGCACGGCATATTGATGCGTATCTCTGCGGAAGTGAGTATCGGAAATCATCGTCCAATACCGTTGCGACGTATGACCGGCTCAATACCTGGTATTACACCGATGCGGATAAGAGTCGGCAGCCCTACCTGGATCTAGCCAGGCGTCGCGCCAGCTTTGAAGAGGTGGTCGGCGGTTTGGATACGGACACGGCCTTGCTCGAAGCCCGACGCTGTCTCTCTTGCGGAAATTGCTTTGAGTGCGATACCTGTTATGGCGTGTGTCCGGACAACGCCATTATCAAATTAGGCCCCGGTCGACGATATGAAGTGAATTATGACTATTGCAAGGGTTGTGGTGTGTGCGCGGAAGAATGTCCATGCGGCGCCATCGATATGGTTAAGGAAGTCAGATAGGAACAGGACATTGGTGCACACAATGGAATTTAGTAGTTTGAACAGGTACGAAGAGTTATTTGACAGCCATACACACGGCACAAAGGATGTGTCACACCCGGGAGACGACGTATGAAATACCTACTAGCAGTTGATGGATCGGATCAATCGGTTGATGCGATACGTGCGTTGGAAGCGCTGAGCCCGGCGGAGAGCCTGATGGTGTTACATGTGGTGAATGTGCCGGGTATCCCCTATCCGTCCATCGGGGCGGGGATCGCAAAAGATTTGAGGTTGGCGGTGGACAAAGCGATGAGGGAAGAAGGCGAACGCATCATTGAGCAGGCATTGTCCCTCCTGCCTCTTCATCCGGGATCGGTCATGAGACGACTGGAAATGGGGACTCCTGCCGAAGTCATTCTTACCATGGTCAAGGAAAAGGGAATCGATCTCGTGGTAATGGGCGCCAGGGGTATTGGTCAGATTCGAGAGCAAATGTTGGGGAGCGTTTCGCATCGTGTGATGACGCATGCGTCGTGTTCAACCCTGATTATTAAGAAGCCCACTCGCAAGATCCAGCAGGTATTAATTCCTGTTGAAAGTCAGGAAGACGGCAAAATGGTCGTGGGGTTTTTGAAAAAGAAGCCGTTCCGAGAGCCGATTACTGCGACCGTTCTGCATGTCATTCCGTTTTCAGAACCGGTCTGGCCGATGGGGGCGATGATTTCTCCGGAATTTCGAAAAGAGATGATCGCCTATGGGGAGAAATTTACGAACGGGCTCAGCGCGGAATTGAAGCAGATGGGGCATGAGGCCAAAGGGGTTGTTGTGGTCGGGGCACCCTCACCCACGATCATTGAGGAAGCGAACAAATATGGTGCTGATGTGATCCTGATGCGGACACATAGCCGATCCGGCGTGAGTCGCTTTCTTTTGGGGAGCGTCTCCCATTCCGTGGTGCATCACACTGATTCTTCAATTTTGTTTGTGCGAGAATGACTCGGTTTAAAGGATCAATCTGGACAAATAATCCGTTTCCGAGGCTGTATGCATAAAACCTGGTACCTTTTTGGTGCAATTGCGATAGGTGTGTTAGTTTTTCTCTATCTGGTGTTTTGGTGTCCCAGCCCCTGCCAGTAA
Above is a window of Candidatus Nitrospira neomarina DNA encoding:
- a CDS encoding NAD(P)-binding protein — its product is MMEQKPFAITLNPASSLANHTGNWRSMRPIYVDHLPPCNQGCPAGENIQGWLYEAEEGKYEQAWRKIMEENPFPAIHGRVCYHPCETACNRGQLDEPVSIHAVERFLGDYAIEQGWQVEAGVATGRRVLVVGAGPSGLSAAYHLARLGHTVTIIEAGPKPGGMMRFGIPQYRLPRNVLDAEIARIDAMGVSIHLNQKVDHLERTIQEGGFDAVFLAIGAHLSKRVDIPGRDAGRMIDALGFLKGMDGQTVPKIGRRVVVYGGGDTAIDAARTAKRLGAEETILIYRRDRGHMPAHDFEVEEALEEGVLTRWLHTIRQVDNTTLTVEEMTLDEQGRPQPTGRIETLEADTVILAVGQEVDTGFLENVPGLDISSDGVIQVDASMMTGRAGVFAGGDMVPAERTVTVATGHGKKAARHIDAYLCGSEYRKSSSNTVATYDRLNTWYYTDADKSRQPYLDLARRRASFEEVVGGLDTDTALLEARRCLSCGNCFECDTCYGVCPDNAIIKLGPGRRYEVNYDYCKGCGVCAEECPCGAIDMVKEVR
- a CDS encoding universal stress protein, coding for MKYLLAVDGSDQSVDAIRALEALSPAESLMVLHVVNVPGIPYPSIGAGIAKDLRLAVDKAMREEGERIIEQALSLLPLHPGSVMRRLEMGTPAEVILTMVKEKGIDLVVMGARGIGQIREQMLGSVSHRVMTHASCSTLIIKKPTRKIQQVLIPVESQEDGKMVVGFLKKKPFREPITATVLHVIPFSEPVWPMGAMISPEFRKEMIAYGEKFTNGLSAELKQMGHEAKGVVVVGAPSPTIIEEANKYGADVILMRTHSRSGVSRFLLGSVSHSVVHHTDSSILFVRE